The Thioflexithrix psekupsensis genomic interval ACTGCCAACTGTTGCGGGAGGGAACAATACCCATTAATTGCAATTCATGAATACCCGATGTCAGCGACAGCCACAACTGCCCTTGATCATCGCGGCGCAATGCCGTTGCCAACTCTCCATTAACCCACACTTGTTGCGCCAACCAATGGCGATCTTGACCCGGTAAAGGGATCGCGGCATCCACTGCGCTGTGGACTTGCTGTCTGAGCGTCAACACATTACCTTCTAATTGCAAATGCACTTGTGGACTGCTAACACAATGCGGCATACAATCAGGCAACGCCAATACCCGTTGACGTAATTCACTCAATAATTCCGGAGAAGGGTAACTGGCCATTGCCGATTCCGCACGTCCCGACGGAGACCAACCCGCCGAAATTACGCCTACAAATAACAGTAATAAGGGCAGCGCAGCCGTAGAACTATTTCCTGTATTTGTACTTGGTGACGTTGGCTTTTCCGTTTTCATCGCATAAAACCAAGCGCGGGCTGACGTTGCCCAAGAGAGATATAAAAAGAAAGTCGCCAAAATACCCACTAACATCGCCCGAATGATATTTAAAACGCGCGTCCATTCGGGGGGTAACAACCATAATTGCATCATTTGTTCATGACTCACCGGCCCACTCCAGGTTAAATCCACTTTTTGCCACTGCCAACGCGGTAAACCTTGCCCCGTCTGCACGTAAACATTCGGATCGATTTGTATCAAAGCCAACGATTGCGACGAATCTAATTTTTTACTCTTCGCAACGATACCTTCAGTAGAACGAGTGCGTTCTTCAGACTCGTACAACATCGGTGCCACTGGTTCAGGAGCAGCCATTTGATTTTGCGAATCAAAACCATAAGTATCATAAGCATACTGTTCTTCTGCCAAATTACGCCACGGTTGACTTAATTGCGGATACAAACCAATGCGGACTTGATCAATTAAAAACGGTATCACTAAAATCAACAAGACCAATAAACTCAAATTACGATAACTCTTTGCCCACCATTGCAATTTGCCCTCACCGGGCAACACACGCAACAACGCCAACGCCGCAATCACTTGCATCCACACCCACGGTAAAACGGGATGTTGTTGATAACTCAAAACCAAAGTGATCAAAGTTAAAACGCCCCAACCATAGCCCCACAATTTCGCCACCGCTAAGGACAAAATTAATACAATAAACAAATCTATACCAAAATTATGTGAGATATAAAAACAAATTAAGTTTTAATATCTAGCTAGATATTAGGTATAAGATACTGTTTAATTTTATTAAACTTAAACACTTTACCTGACAAAAAGGTCTCAAACATACTAGTGACTTCTTTAAAGCTTGATAGGCGATGAAAATTCTTTCTGACCCAATTCTTACCTTGAAGCCAAATATCCTCGACTGGATTTTGCTCTGGGGCATTAGGTGCAAATCTTAATAAACGAACTTTCCATTCTGATTCTGGAAGTCCCCCATTTAATTTCTCTAAATAAGTTCTTAAACCTTCAGAACGATGATAACTTGCACCATCCCAAATAATCACATGACGGGCTTCTTTATATCTGTAAATGAGCCAGTTAATAAAGTCTATCGTATATTTTGTATCAGCTTTCTTTGCCCTATCTAAAATAAATTCTCCCGTATAAATATTCACCGCTCCATACCACGTTTGAGAAGTGCGATAATTACTCATCTTTATTGACGTTCTTTCTCCTTTTTTCGACCAAACATAACCACAAATATCTCCCCACAACTGATGGCTTTCGTCTTGCATCCAGTACATTACCTCTCCACTTTCTATCTGTTCACGCTCCTTATCTATTAAATCCTTAATCTCTTTTTTTTTAGCTTCTACTTTTACCTCATCTTTTGCCGAATTCTCTTTGTGTGTCTTCTTATAACTTAAATTCGCTTCTTCTAATAATTTAGTATAAGAAGTATTTGAAGAATAGAAAACATCATACTCCTCTTTTAAGTATCTCTTTAGTTCCTCTATTGTTATTGTCTTCTTTTCTTGTATCCAATTAATCACATCTTCTCGTTCACGCGGCTTTAAATACCCTGGCGAGCCTTTATACGCTAACTTTAATCCTTCCACCCCTGACGCTAAATAAATGGCTTTCCATTTATCCACAAATTGCACACTGACACAACACGCTAAAGCCGCTTCCGCACGCACAAAACCAAGCAAAGACATTCTTACTGCCATCGCTCGCTTCACTTCTCTCGCTTCACCTGTTGACATTAATTCTTCTAAATCTTCATATCTTTTGTTCATTATTCTCTCCTATTTGAAAAGTATTATTATACGACTCTGAAAAAATTGGTATAACAGTGTCCAATTTTGCAACCAAGTTTGCGTGACCTGATCCGCGCCGTGTAGATGTAATAGAGACCACCCCGGTGGTAAATGTAAACTGGCACCGACTTGTTGGAATTGTTGAAAACTCTCCGTTTCCGCCTCATGCTGCCAACCAACCACAGGTAATATCTGAATATCCCCATACAACCGACTGTCCGCAGTGACATCCACTTGTGTTTGTCGAATTTCAACGCCCATCGGCTGATTTTCAGTTAAGCGCGTAATAAACTGGTCTTGTCCTGCAACG includes:
- a CDS encoding IS630 family transposase — its product is MNKRYEDLEELMSTGEAREVKRAMAVRMSLLGFVRAEAALACCVSVQFVDKWKAIYLASGVEGLKLAYKGSPGYLKPREREDVINWIQEKKTITIEELKRYLKEEYDVFYSSNTSYTKLLEEANLSYKKTHKENSAKDEVKVEAKKKEIKDLIDKEREQIESGEVMYWMQDESHQLWGDICGYVWSKKGERTSIKMSNYRTSQTWYGAVNIYTGEFILDRAKKADTKYTIDFINWLIYRYKEARHVIIWDGASYHRSEGLRTYLEKLNGGLPESEWKVRLLRFAPNAPEQNPVEDIWLQGKNWVRKNFHRLSSFKEVTSMFETFLSGKVFKFNKIKQYLIPNI